The Chanos chanos chromosome 16, fChaCha1.1, whole genome shotgun sequence genome has a window encoding:
- the cnp gene encoding fibrous sheath CABYR-binding protein — protein MDSEQKPEVLEAPTENQEMDKQQELQEETPAISSEPDGAQQKLAEQENAVENSLEESRDPEQSPEKSPDEPPALENPVEKLAVAEKSPADESSEKDAEVETSAEKPADAEKSPEEVLEVQTSPEEFVPNSELEAETEATPEPVLEQQTVKAVEPPAAVSPPAEQVAPEPSEQPPTQPEPEKLEEETVKETESEKRKEAVNEASEPEKPAEADAVKAQEPAREAEPEKQNREAVEEPAPEKTGEPAKEESVPAEVPKSAEPAEAVNEAAPAEAAKENEAAKETEVAGTESDKPAAAAVASAEQEKAEQQKEVAQPQKEPELPLFFGWLLLPEVQERIKCYTMDFLKTLDTLEAFKKHLSDFTGEAEKTLDLEQYFEAKGPLHCTAKYCDYGKAEGAKEYAEEQVVKESYGGQTELSVTALFVTPRTFGARVALTEEQLKLWPTGGDTECLPPTLTGVDALPVGSRAHVTLGCSASVEPVQTGFDLLEILLLKQGGQEGTTEEEMELGTLSYLGQGRWYLALREAVTADATFSSYSDDKRPSDQTKKEGEKKKKVKCTIL, from the exons ATGGATTCTGAACAGAAACCAGAAGTGCTGGAGGCTCCAACTGAGAATCAGGAAATGGATAAACAGCAAGAGTTGCAAGAAGAGACACCCGCAATCTCTTCAGAGCCCGACGGAGCTCAACAGAAACTCGCAGAACAAGAAAACGCTGTAGAAAATTCCCTCGAGGAAAGTCGGGATCCAGAGCAATCGCCAGAGAAGTCTCCAGATGAACCTCCTGCATTGGAGAACCCTGTAGAAAAATTGGCAGTGGCGGAGAAATCTCCAGCAGACGAGTCTTCTGAAAAAGACGCTGAAGTTGAGACGTCCGCCGAGAAACCCGCAGATGCAGAGAAATCGCCTGAGGAGGTCCTAGAAGTCCAGACGTCTCCAGAGGAGTTTGTTCCCAATTCAGAGCTGGAGGCAGAAACTGAGGCGACCCCAGAGCCGGTGTTGGAGCAGCAGACGGTGAAAGCTGTGGAGCCACCAGCCGCAGTTTCACCACCTGCAGAACAGGTGGCACCTGAACCCTCTGAGCAGCCTCCTACCCAACCAGAGCCTGAGAAACTAGAAGAAGAGACCGTAAAGGAAACTGAATCGGAAAAGCGGAAAGAGGCGGTCAATGAGGCGTCTGAGCCGGAGAAACCCGCTGAGGCCGACGCCGTAAAAGCGCAGGAGCCGGCGCGAGAGGCGGAGCCGGAGAAGCAAAATCGCGAAGCCGTCGAAGAGCCTGCGCCTGAGAAAACGGGTGAGCCCGCAAAGGAGGAGTCGGTTCCAGCGGAGGTCCCAAAGAGTGCGGAGCCAGCTGAAGCTGTGAACGAGGCGGCACCAGCTGAAGCTGCCAAAGAAAATGAAGCTGCGAAGGAGACCGAGGTGGCGGGAACGGAGTCTGACAAGCCGGCGGCCGCTGCGGTGGCCTCAGCAGAGCAGGAGAAGGCGGAGCAGCAGAAAGAGGTGGCGCAACCACAAAAGGAGCCGGAGCTACCACTTTTCTTCGGTTGGCTCCTTCTTCCAGAAGTTCAGGAGAGGATTAAGTGCTACACCATGGATTTCCTCAAGACTCTGGACACACTTGAGGCCTTCAAGAAACATCTCAGTGACT ttacgGGTGAGGCTGAGAAAACGTTGGATCTGGAGCAGTATTTTGAGGCCAAAGGTCCCCTTCACTGTACTGCAAAATACTGTGACTATGGCAAGGCGGAAGGGGCAAAAGAGTATGCAGAGGAACAG GTGGTAAAGGAGTCGTATGGCGGCCAGACCGAGCTGTCAGTCACCGCTCTGTTTGTGACCCCTCGTACGTTTGGTGCCCGAGTGGCTCTCACTGAAGAGCAACTGAAGCTCTGGCCCACAGGAGGTGATACCGAATGTCTTCCCCCTACCCTGACCGGAGTCGACGCCCTGCCGGTGGGCAGCCGCGCCCACGTGACGCTGGGTTGCTCTGCGAGCGTGGAGCCGGTCCAGACTGGTTTTGACCTGCTAGAGATTCTGTTGTTGAAGCAGGGAGGGCAGGAGGGAACCACTGAAGAGGAGATGGAGCTGGGTACTCTCTCCTACCTGGGCCAGGGTCGCTGGTACCTTGCCCTGAGGGAGGCCGTCACCGCCGACGCCACCTTCTCCAGTTACTCGGACGACAAGCGCCCTAGCGACCAGAccaagaaagagggggagaagaagaagaaggtcaAGTGCACCATTCTGTGA